A section of the Triticum dicoccoides isolate Atlit2015 ecotype Zavitan chromosome 7A, WEW_v2.0, whole genome shotgun sequence genome encodes:
- the LOC119331707 gene encoding germin-like protein 8-14: MANAMLLPVLISFLVLPFSALALTQDFCVADLSCSDTPAGYPCKTGVGAGDFYYHGLAAAGNTSNLIKAAVTPAFVGQFPGVNGLGISAARLDIAVGGVVPLHTHPAASELLFVTEGTILAGFISSSSNTVYTKTLYKGDIMVFPQGLLHYQYNGGGSAAVALVAFSGPNPGLQITDYALFANNLPSAVVEKVTFLDDAQVKKLKSVLGGSD; this comes from the coding sequence ATGGCCAACGCAATGCTGCTCCCCGTGCTCATCTCCTTCCTCGTCCTGCCCTTCTCCGCCCTGGCCCTGACCCAGGACTTCTGCGTCGCCGACCTGTCCTGCAGCGACACGCCGGCCGGGTACCCGTGCAAGACCGGCGTCGGCGCGGGGGACTTCTACTACCACGGCCTCGCCGCCGCGGGCAACACCAGCAACCTCATCAAGGCGGCCGTGACCCCGGCCTTCGTCGGCCAGTTCCCCGGCGTGAACGGGCTCGGCATCTCCGCGGCGAGGCTCGACATCGCCGTGGGCGGCGTCGTGCCGCTGCACACCCACCCGGCCGCCTCTGAGCTCCTCTTCGTCACCGAGGGCACCATCCTGGCGGGCTTCATCAGCTCCTCCTCCAACACCGTGTACACCAAGACGCTCTACAAGGGCGACATCATGGTGTTCCCCCAGGGCCTGCTCCACTACCAGTACAACGGCGGCGGCTCGGCAGCGGTGGCGCTCGTTGCGTTCAGCGGCCCCAACCCCGGCCTGCAGATCACTGACTACGCGCTCTTCGCCAACAACCTGCCGTCCGCCGTCGTTGAGAAGGTCACCTTCTTGGACGACGCGCAGGTGAAGAAGCTCAAGTCCGTGCTCGGCGGCAGCGACTAA